From one bacterium genomic stretch:
- a CDS encoding S8 family serine peptidase, whose product MNRSFRLFLSVVLMPLWALASSSPYPDGTEWLPGRLMVNFQSSVGSIQTVEKGVGALSLGVSNVDMLLTRFQVNGIYRIVPDGVLSRLPVAPDAERLVVLRFPEHFDVLEVREAFLSLPEVVDAEPDFLLRSMEQIPNDIQWNQQWDKVLMSCPEAWDFGQGSMDLQAVAVDNGFWWPHPDARGNLWVNPGEDLDNDNDPYWDGDYPGDIDDLNGADDDGNGYPDDLIGWDFIDNIGGGAPGEDVDTPDNDTRSTGNHGTHVLGLIGAVGNNEIGVAGVCWNLKIMASRAGYQPANGEGLIVTSAAISTMNWAVAHGVDIINLSYGGPGFSNQVNNTIQAAWASGALICAASGNDGNNQMQYPCGYQNVVCVGSVDQNDLVSSFSNFGSHVDCFAPGGGVQSLSTNNGYANSQGTSMASPNAAGIFALVWSILPDLNNGQLRDVVLQSAEDIQDENPDYDSTDLGWGRVDAANALASLLPNLSVDATTISGDPDADGRLEMNETAQLHFEVSNAEGWFPALNTVVNVSTDDPNLTLNNVNYTIQSLGSGESTVLTSPTATISCGSNVPWAYTASLNVEFILDGNVRLNRTATLRIGRAPTLVVDDDNGTFFSAFYGTALAAGGFNYDDHSTVLNGSVTSALLNHYDNVIWACGNEQSNTLTAGDRSALQSFLDAGGNLFLAGQGIDEDTDVRNSTFYSDYLHSQSGGASGSTQLTGVSGDPISDGANLVLIGGGCGGNGSASPSVLSAANGGVICYTYNSNGLGGAIRYENSTYKTVYFGFALEAACGAVGTAHHREVIRRVMNWFGAVSDVDENPGQLPLDFSVSSAYPNPFNPEASVELELARNARVRVTLHDVLGRQVTLIADRDVPAGQHKVHIDGSNLSSGSYWLNVSVDRRSHTQRVILLK is encoded by the coding sequence GTGAATCGCAGTTTTCGCTTGTTTCTAAGCGTTGTGCTAATGCCCTTATGGGCACTGGCTTCAAGTAGTCCATACCCGGACGGCACGGAATGGCTGCCGGGCAGATTAATGGTGAACTTCCAAAGCTCCGTTGGCTCCATCCAAACCGTCGAAAAGGGAGTAGGTGCGCTTTCTTTAGGGGTTTCGAATGTAGACATGCTGCTGACGCGATTTCAAGTGAATGGAATCTATCGCATTGTGCCCGACGGCGTGTTATCGCGGTTGCCCGTCGCACCTGATGCGGAGCGACTGGTTGTCCTCCGCTTTCCGGAACACTTTGATGTTCTCGAAGTGCGAGAGGCTTTTCTTTCTTTACCGGAAGTAGTTGATGCGGAGCCGGACTTTTTGCTCCGTTCGATGGAACAAATACCCAATGACATTCAATGGAATCAGCAGTGGGATAAGGTCCTCATGAGCTGTCCGGAAGCATGGGATTTTGGTCAAGGAAGTATGGATCTCCAAGCAGTCGCGGTAGACAACGGATTCTGGTGGCCGCATCCGGATGCCCGAGGGAATCTTTGGGTAAATCCTGGTGAGGATCTTGACAATGACAATGATCCATACTGGGACGGTGATTATCCCGGTGACATAGATGACTTGAACGGAGCCGACGACGACGGAAATGGATATCCCGACGACTTAATCGGCTGGGATTTCATTGACAACATTGGAGGCGGTGCTCCGGGGGAAGATGTTGACACTCCTGACAATGATACAAGGAGCACGGGTAATCATGGCACGCATGTTCTGGGATTGATTGGAGCAGTCGGGAACAATGAAATCGGAGTAGCCGGAGTTTGCTGGAACTTGAAGATCATGGCTAGCCGCGCCGGTTACCAACCTGCAAATGGTGAAGGTTTGATTGTTACGTCGGCTGCCATTTCTACTATGAATTGGGCTGTGGCGCACGGTGTTGACATTATCAATCTGTCCTACGGGGGGCCGGGATTCAGCAATCAAGTGAACAATACGATTCAAGCGGCATGGGCGAGCGGCGCTTTGATCTGTGCGGCATCCGGAAACGACGGTAATAACCAGATGCAGTATCCATGCGGATACCAGAATGTTGTGTGCGTGGGTTCCGTTGACCAGAATGACCTGGTTTCCAGCTTCTCGAATTTTGGATCGCATGTGGATTGCTTTGCACCGGGCGGCGGAGTCCAATCACTCAGCACGAATAACGGATACGCAAATTCTCAAGGCACGTCCATGGCTAGCCCGAATGCTGCGGGCATCTTTGCGCTTGTTTGGTCGATTCTGCCTGACCTGAATAACGGTCAATTGCGGGATGTTGTTCTTCAAAGTGCCGAAGACATACAGGATGAAAACCCGGACTATGACTCGACCGATTTGGGTTGGGGCAGGGTGGATGCTGCAAATGCACTTGCGTCACTCCTGCCGAATCTGAGCGTAGACGCTACGACAATCAGCGGCGATCCTGACGCGGACGGAAGATTAGAGATGAATGAGACGGCGCAGCTGCATTTTGAGGTGAGCAATGCTGAAGGGTGGTTTCCGGCTCTGAACACGGTTGTGAATGTATCAACCGATGATCCTAACTTGACTCTGAATAACGTCAATTACACGATACAGTCACTTGGCAGCGGCGAGTCAACCGTGTTAACAAGCCCCACTGCCACGATTTCCTGTGGTTCGAACGTTCCTTGGGCCTATACAGCATCGTTGAATGTTGAGTTCATTCTTGACGGAAATGTGAGACTGAATAGAACCGCGACACTTCGAATTGGACGGGCACCGACCCTTGTTGTCGATGACGACAACGGAACTTTTTTTTCGGCATTTTACGGCACAGCTTTGGCCGCCGGCGGATTCAATTATGACGATCATTCAACGGTGTTGAATGGTTCTGTGACATCTGCATTGTTGAATCATTATGACAACGTTATCTGGGCCTGCGGCAATGAGCAGAGTAATACATTGACGGCTGGAGACAGGAGTGCGTTGCAATCATTTCTCGATGCCGGAGGCAATCTATTTCTTGCCGGGCAAGGAATTGATGAAGATACAGATGTTCGCAACAGTACTTTCTACAGCGATTACCTTCATAGTCAAAGCGGAGGGGCATCCGGTTCAACTCAGTTGACGGGAGTGAGCGGTGATCCTATTTCAGACGGCGCAAATCTCGTCCTGATTGGCGGTGGTTGCGGCGGAAACGGCAGTGCGAGCCCATCTGTTCTGTCAGCTGCAAACGGCGGAGTGATTTGTTACACATACAACTCAAACGGTCTTGGCGGTGCGATTAGATACGAGAATTCCACGTACAAGACAGTTTATTTCGGTTTCGCGCTTGAGGCAGCATGCGGGGCCGTTGGCACGGCGCATCACAGAGAGGTTATTCGAAGGGTGATGAACTGGTTTGGCGCCGTATCAGACGTTGACGAGAATCCCGGTCAACTTCCGCTTGATTTCAGTGTATCCTCTGCGTACCCCAATCCTTTCAATCCAGAGGCATCGGTTGAGCTTGAACTTGCCAGAAACGCTCGAGTTCGTGTAACTCTTCACGATGTCCTGGGCCGTCAGGTTACCCTAATCGCCGATCGAGATGTCCCCGCAGGTCAGCATAAAGTTCATATTGATGGCAGTAACCTGTCAAGCGGTTCATACTGGCTGAATGTTTCCGTTGACAGACGGAGCCATACGCAACGTGTGATATTGCTCAAGTAG
- a CDS encoding S8 family serine peptidase: MKLRNVGLAIWVLGLCTIAAAGSGERWYGVDYLNGRALVVLSDAGEEMEPVIGGDGIVSVGSEQLDAVFREFECTSMSRLIPDAILDKVPTASPDAYRTYLLKFRTEYPVLAFLDALLATPYVKYAEPDVLQRLFRIPNDDRWNSQYDKSLMGAPAVWDLTTGSPEIICSGLDTGVDWRHPDLRDILWVNPGEDLDGDQEPFTESDYPGDIDDLNGADDDGNGYADDFLGWDFISGIGGCAGGEDCDTQQDNDMYGLESHGTHVGGIMVAQGNNEIGIAGFSWVGKLMALRCGYLASDGQGYMPQSATVPGTYYSIANGADIINMSYGGPGFSNIASSATVAAWQAGLLLFGASGNDNVSGIHYPAGYNDVIAVNATNSNDQKAGFSNYGAWTDISAPGVGIMSTVREGGYQAWDGTSMASPNAAGAAALLWALFPDFTNSSLRDLIYVSATNIDAINPNYIGLLGAGRVDVETAASMLLPSLSVTSSSLLDNSGDSDGRLETGESGTLTMVIAADPNWATATNIQLNVTSSDPSVTVSNGSQSIAMLAPGQAQSVEVTLTAGTIPDAFWLTLDVAITTAEGFDRTVNYTMRVGRGRVLVVDDDGSANFQRFMFDELDEMGAVPDMWSSSLDGSVPGSELVHYPAVFWVCGNETANTLSQDERNALANYLNGGGKLLISGQGIRNDISGESFFADYLHAASDGDAAGDRVVRGATGNTTFGDLNLLLQGGSCANNGQIGPDKILPVNGSIAAFEYTNVGGVGAVMYDGAHKVLYFAFSLEAACGLAGTSHYSVVLQRTLDWWGVSLDAEEFVPASIPASFTLIGNYPNPFNPTSDVRFEVSSSTNVELSVYDIQGRLVQTLVNGVVQPGMHSVQFNGEGLSTGVYFARLAGNDKVQTVKMVLLK, from the coding sequence ATGAAGCTGAGGAACGTGGGATTGGCTATTTGGGTTTTGGGTCTGTGTACAATCGCTGCCGCAGGTTCCGGCGAGCGTTGGTACGGAGTCGATTATTTGAACGGCAGAGCACTGGTAGTGCTGTCTGATGCCGGAGAAGAAATGGAGCCGGTAATTGGCGGGGATGGAATCGTTAGTGTCGGTTCCGAACAGTTGGACGCGGTTTTCAGAGAATTTGAGTGCACGTCCATGTCCCGGTTGATACCGGATGCAATCCTTGACAAGGTGCCAACAGCTTCGCCTGACGCATACAGGACGTACTTGCTGAAGTTCAGAACTGAGTACCCCGTGTTGGCGTTCCTGGACGCGTTACTGGCTACTCCTTACGTTAAGTACGCTGAGCCTGACGTCTTGCAAAGGCTATTTAGAATACCGAATGATGATCGTTGGAACAGCCAATATGACAAGTCGTTAATGGGCGCGCCAGCTGTATGGGATTTGACGACCGGAAGCCCCGAAATCATCTGTTCGGGCTTGGACACCGGTGTGGATTGGAGGCATCCCGATTTGCGTGATATACTCTGGGTCAACCCCGGTGAAGACCTTGACGGCGATCAGGAGCCTTTTACAGAGTCTGATTACCCAGGGGACATCGATGACCTGAACGGTGCCGATGATGATGGCAACGGCTATGCGGATGATTTCCTTGGCTGGGACTTCATTTCAGGCATCGGAGGCTGTGCCGGTGGTGAAGATTGTGATACACAGCAGGACAATGATATGTACGGACTTGAGTCGCATGGTACCCATGTCGGAGGAATCATGGTCGCTCAGGGGAATAATGAGATTGGTATTGCCGGCTTCTCCTGGGTAGGCAAATTGATGGCCCTGCGCTGCGGATATCTGGCCAGCGACGGTCAAGGTTACATGCCGCAATCCGCCACCGTCCCGGGAACATATTACTCTATTGCCAACGGTGCTGATATCATCAACATGTCCTACGGTGGACCAGGATTTTCGAATATTGCTTCATCGGCAACTGTAGCGGCCTGGCAAGCAGGATTGCTTCTGTTTGGTGCTTCAGGGAATGACAACGTCAGTGGGATTCACTACCCGGCGGGATACAATGATGTCATTGCAGTTAACGCAACCAATTCCAATGACCAGAAGGCCGGCTTTTCAAATTATGGCGCCTGGACGGACATTTCGGCGCCGGGCGTGGGCATTATGAGCACCGTGCGGGAAGGCGGATACCAGGCGTGGGATGGGACGTCCATGGCTTCGCCCAATGCAGCCGGTGCGGCGGCATTGTTGTGGGCGCTGTTCCCTGACTTCACGAATTCTTCGCTTCGCGATTTGATCTATGTGTCTGCAACAAATATCGATGCGATCAATCCAAACTATATAGGGTTGCTCGGCGCCGGGCGAGTGGACGTTGAGACAGCAGCCTCAATGCTTCTTCCCAGCCTGTCCGTCACCTCGAGCTCACTCCTTGACAATTCCGGCGACAGCGACGGTCGACTGGAAACAGGTGAGAGCGGTACTCTTACAATGGTTATTGCCGCGGATCCAAACTGGGCAACGGCAACAAATATTCAACTTAATGTGACTTCCAGCGATCCGTCAGTAACTGTGTCAAACGGATCTCAATCAATCGCCATGCTGGCTCCCGGACAGGCGCAAAGCGTTGAAGTGACCCTCACAGCCGGGACGATCCCGGACGCATTCTGGCTTACGTTGGATGTTGCAATCACAACAGCCGAAGGATTTGATCGTACAGTCAATTACACAATGCGTGTGGGACGGGGAAGGGTCCTCGTGGTTGACGATGACGGTTCGGCCAACTTCCAGAGATTCATGTTCGATGAGCTTGACGAGATGGGAGCCGTTCCCGATATGTGGTCGAGTTCGCTTGACGGCAGTGTTCCTGGCAGTGAACTTGTGCATTATCCCGCAGTGTTTTGGGTATGCGGCAATGAGACTGCCAACACACTTTCGCAAGACGAAAGGAATGCGTTGGCAAACTATTTGAACGGCGGCGGAAAACTGCTTATCAGCGGACAAGGTATTCGTAACGATATTTCCGGTGAGTCCTTTTTTGCAGATTATTTGCATGCCGCTTCTGACGGTGATGCCGCAGGCGATCGTGTGGTTCGCGGCGCAACCGGCAACACGACATTTGGCGATCTTAATCTACTTCTTCAAGGCGGCAGCTGTGCCAACAACGGACAGATTGGACCCGATAAGATTCTGCCAGTGAATGGAAGTATTGCCGCCTTTGAATACACGAATGTCGGCGGAGTCGGTGCGGTGATGTATGACGGCGCTCACAAGGTCTTGTATTTCGCATTTTCTCTTGAGGCCGCGTGCGGTCTGGCAGGAACGAGTCACTACTCCGTTGTGTTGCAGCGCACGCTTGACTGGTGGGGAGTCTCGCTTGACGCTGAGGAGTTTGTGCCAGCCAGCATCCCTGCTTCATTCACTTTGATTGGGAATTACCCCAATCCATTCAATCCTACAAGCGACGTCCGGTTTGAGGTCTCTTCGTCTACGAACGTCGAATTGAGTGTTTATGATATTCAGGGGCGGCTTGTTCAGACGCTTGTTAACGGCGTCGTTCAACCGGGCATGCATTCAGTGCAATTTAACGGCGAAGGGCTTTCCACTGGCGTGTACTTCGCACGTCTGGCCGGAAATGACAAAGTGCAAACCGTCAAAATGGTGCTGCTGAAATAG
- the pilQ gene encoding type IV pilus secretin PilQ, whose protein sequence is MQRIWIILILMSMTASSPLLAQSTRDAGYERRISMNVEQADIRTVLRSIAEFSGTNIVAGSEVTGPVTVLLNNVPWREALDNVLRINDFVAVEEKGVIRVTTHKDIASAEKLEALQTNIYKVKYARAETLKKTLSKLLSERGKMESDTRANTLIVTDIPNVISSMDMLVENLDQPTSQVLVEAKIVQVDASRSRELGVAWGVGNLNNPLSNTQAGASVDLGVVNPTGSFTFGKLHNGVDINATLSALEEDNAAEVLSQPSVLINDNESAQITSGKRIPINRIDESGNIVTEFYDVAVKLNVTPHINPDNEVLMTLNPEVADLSGEATVAGGIIILTSEVKTTLLVKDGETVVIGGVIRSKEGKLNRRVPLLHAIPLFGRLFDYEVETSDKSEILVFVTPRVIPAEMAKN, encoded by the coding sequence ATGCAGCGCATTTGGATCATACTCATTCTGATGTCGATGACGGCAAGCTCACCGTTGTTGGCTCAAAGTACAAGGGACGCGGGATACGAACGGCGAATATCCATGAATGTCGAGCAGGCGGATATCAGAACCGTACTGCGCTCGATTGCAGAATTCTCAGGCACAAATATTGTCGCCGGCTCTGAAGTAACAGGTCCCGTGACGGTTCTCCTGAACAACGTGCCTTGGCGCGAGGCTCTCGACAACGTCCTTCGCATCAACGACTTTGTGGCCGTGGAGGAGAAAGGTGTTATTCGAGTCACGACTCATAAAGACATCGCCAGCGCAGAGAAGTTGGAAGCGCTTCAGACGAACATCTACAAAGTGAAGTATGCTCGAGCAGAGACCCTGAAGAAGACTCTGTCAAAGCTGCTTAGTGAACGAGGGAAAATGGAGTCGGACACCCGCGCAAACACGCTTATTGTCACGGATATCCCCAATGTCATTTCGTCCATGGATATGTTGGTAGAGAACCTTGATCAACCGACCTCGCAGGTCCTGGTGGAGGCGAAGATAGTACAGGTTGACGCTTCACGCAGCAGAGAGCTTGGTGTAGCCTGGGGGGTGGGAAATCTCAATAATCCGCTATCTAACACGCAAGCAGGCGCAAGCGTCGATCTTGGAGTAGTTAATCCCACTGGTTCGTTTACATTTGGAAAATTGCATAACGGAGTGGACATCAACGCCACTTTAAGTGCGCTTGAGGAGGACAATGCAGCGGAAGTGCTTTCGCAGCCGTCCGTACTCATAAACGACAATGAGTCCGCTCAGATCACATCGGGCAAGAGAATTCCGATTAACAGAATTGACGAGTCCGGCAATATCGTCACGGAATTTTACGATGTGGCCGTGAAGTTAAACGTCACACCGCATATCAACCCTGACAACGAAGTCCTGATGACGCTGAATCCGGAAGTAGCCGATTTGTCCGGCGAAGCGACTGTTGCGGGCGGAATCATCATCCTGACCTCAGAAGTCAAGACCACATTGCTGGTCAAGGATGGCGAGACTGTTGTCATCGGCGGTGTAATTCGTTCCAAGGAAGGCAAGCTGAACCGGAGGGTGCCGCTGTTGCACGCGATTCCATTGTTTGGACGCCTGTTCGACTATGAGGTCGAGACCTCTGACAAGTCGGAAATCTTGGTTTTTGTGACACCAAGGGTTATCCCGGCTGAGATGGCCAAGAATTAG
- the pilO gene encoding type 4a pilus biogenesis protein PilO, with product MSINLRSPSTQKLLIVVFLLFGAVYAYSNFVYTPRKDLAARLEKSIAEEQEMLTKGKRVAANFQTVQEDYARLMESWEVAIELLPTQQEMDALLKSISEEGSKRNVNFLLFRPLDPVEQPYYWEYPIQIKTLSQYHNLGRFISSIAGLERIVNVRNLKLNAYRPSKGRSPNTVEAEFMATIYVFKELGSPVQVTPKEDDKKGKRKKNVEEDA from the coding sequence ATGTCTATCAACCTCCGAAGCCCGAGCACGCAGAAACTGCTGATTGTAGTTTTTCTGCTATTCGGCGCTGTGTATGCCTACTCAAATTTTGTGTACACACCGCGGAAGGACCTTGCTGCACGGCTCGAGAAGAGCATTGCCGAAGAGCAAGAGATGCTGACGAAAGGAAAGCGCGTTGCAGCGAATTTCCAGACTGTGCAGGAAGACTATGCACGGCTTATGGAAAGCTGGGAAGTCGCGATCGAGCTGCTGCCAACACAGCAGGAAATGGATGCGCTTCTCAAGAGCATTTCAGAAGAAGGCAGCAAGCGAAATGTAAACTTCCTCCTGTTCCGGCCGTTGGATCCCGTGGAGCAACCCTATTACTGGGAGTACCCGATTCAAATCAAGACGCTTTCACAGTACCACAACTTAGGCAGATTCATTTCCAGTATTGCCGGCTTGGAGCGAATTGTGAATGTGCGCAATCTAAAGTTGAATGCGTATCGACCGAGTAAAGGGAGAAGTCCGAACACCGTGGAGGCCGAGTTCATGGCGACAATTTACGTCTTCAAGGAACTAGGCTCACCCGTGCAAGTTACGCCGAAGGAAGACGATAAGAAGGGCAAGCGCAAGAAGAACGTCGAGGAGGACGCATGA
- the pilM gene encoding type IV pilus assembly protein PilM has translation MAKRNKIGIGIDVGSKRMRLAVLKSVGDSVALDKLACVDLPQDAIVDGALMDNIVVTEALSHLVKDNGLKGKDVALAIGGRQLMIKKITTDDMSDQELRGAIEYEADANLPFSISQVSLDYARLQQDVDSGRMDVLLVAAKNEVVFDAVEPMFWAGMKPKLVEAAPFAIQAALTEAGYLDEEGVIGVLHIGFQSTEVMLYDMSQFETSRSVPIGGKTYVEGLIRRCGFGFDKALSLLSKHSLNEEEQEALDAVARSVSERLAEQIERGLPEYLGVLAEKPISKLLLCGGGAELPFLQPAMRRRFGLEVDVVNPFRRMVESDKGSEAPSDGSGAGYACAVGLALRSMGGNHPGFNLINREDRPESKRANYLGAKAVVPIMGVSAVLLGMTIVHLSQQNRISALEAKLEAIRSETDLYRDKIAVVEDLTVKRADVSERIDVIRELDRNRFARVEVLEMLARRLPSLTWLTEVKESPTPGGAGIHISGVTSSNTKVAEFMTALLQESRVKGVDLLVTQINKIAETEVTDFTLQVTLPEIEMQTVKPKKENLLKKGAEAVKEKNKALDEAKRESGKK, from the coding sequence ATGGCGAAGAGAAACAAGATTGGAATCGGTATTGATGTGGGCAGCAAGCGCATGCGCCTGGCTGTACTCAAGAGTGTCGGTGACAGTGTGGCATTGGACAAGTTAGCCTGCGTGGATCTTCCGCAAGATGCAATCGTAGACGGCGCTCTGATGGACAACATCGTTGTCACGGAAGCTCTCAGCCACCTGGTAAAGGACAACGGCCTAAAAGGCAAAGATGTTGCACTCGCGATTGGCGGCCGTCAATTGATGATCAAGAAGATTACCACTGACGACATGTCGGACCAGGAGCTTCGCGGTGCGATTGAGTACGAAGCAGACGCCAACTTGCCGTTCAGCATTAGCCAAGTATCGCTGGATTACGCGCGTCTGCAGCAGGACGTGGACAGCGGGCGAATGGATGTGTTGCTTGTTGCCGCTAAGAATGAAGTCGTGTTTGACGCCGTGGAGCCGATGTTCTGGGCCGGTATGAAGCCCAAACTGGTTGAGGCCGCGCCTTTTGCCATACAGGCGGCCTTGACCGAAGCCGGATACTTGGATGAGGAGGGCGTCATCGGCGTTCTTCACATCGGCTTTCAGAGCACGGAGGTGATGCTGTATGACATGTCACAGTTCGAAACGAGTCGCAGTGTTCCTATTGGCGGCAAAACTTATGTAGAAGGATTGATCCGCCGTTGCGGGTTCGGTTTCGACAAGGCGTTAAGTCTGCTGTCAAAGCACTCTCTGAACGAGGAAGAGCAAGAAGCTCTCGATGCCGTTGCGCGATCCGTAAGCGAGCGATTGGCGGAACAGATTGAGCGAGGCCTGCCCGAGTATCTGGGAGTACTTGCCGAGAAGCCAATATCCAAGCTCTTGCTCTGCGGCGGAGGCGCTGAGCTTCCGTTCCTTCAACCGGCAATGAGACGAAGGTTTGGTCTCGAGGTAGATGTCGTCAACCCATTCCGTCGAATGGTTGAGAGTGACAAGGGCAGCGAAGCTCCATCCGACGGATCAGGTGCGGGATATGCATGTGCAGTAGGATTAGCCCTTCGGTCTATGGGAGGCAATCATCCCGGATTCAACTTGATCAACCGAGAGGACCGACCGGAAAGCAAGAGGGCGAACTACTTAGGCGCTAAAGCTGTTGTTCCAATCATGGGAGTGTCGGCCGTTCTGCTTGGCATGACCATTGTGCATCTGAGTCAACAAAACAGGATATCGGCACTCGAGGCAAAGCTCGAGGCTATTCGTTCGGAAACTGATTTGTACCGCGATAAGATTGCGGTCGTCGAGGATTTAACTGTGAAGCGCGCGGACGTGTCCGAGCGAATTGACGTTATTCGTGAGCTCGATCGGAACAGATTCGCCAGAGTCGAAGTGCTTGAGATGCTGGCAAGGCGTTTACCTTCGCTGACGTGGCTTACGGAGGTCAAGGAATCACCTACTCCGGGTGGAGCGGGAATTCATATCTCCGGAGTCACCAGTTCGAACACAAAAGTAGCTGAGTTCATGACCGCTCTGCTGCAGGAGTCGCGTGTGAAAGGTGTTGACCTGCTCGTTACGCAGATCAACAAAATTGCAGAGACAGAGGTCACGGATTTCACTCTGCAAGTGACGCTGCCTGAAATTGAAATGCAGACAGTAAAGCCCAAGAAGGAGAATCTCTTGAAGAAAGGCGCTGAGGCGGTGAAAGAGAAGAACAAGGCTTTGGACGAAGCCAAGCGGGAAAGCGGAAAAAAATAA
- a CDS encoding PAS domain-containing sensor histidine kinase, which produces MTDQKDKDTFSLCEGLARWAPDIIYVVDKSGSIREGNDKFWTESGLSRDSAGPAALLGLMSEEYRQAALRTWAAITQFRKPMRSTIRFKTKRGDLKVFDVNEAPLQDDGDRGLIIGIGRDVSEEFAIEEKLWSSIDARESALEYSVRASLGLVKGYVYSLHKLDDMPAEKRSRFVRIIADEVDAMSRGIENLLYGRGNGEIRAEQELFDPWDAIIEGMHGLQSEAVRRSVKLSLQRPDSELSFYGQPLAVTRIVENLIEFCMLRVTHAGEIKLSLSDSLEYIEVVIEDSGPAITPEQAEWLLSANRVLNTEETVSSGSKFDLEVARLLANSMGGGITAEPLDERGLRFTVMFPRSSIVFGRDNAAEAAVSI; this is translated from the coding sequence ATGACTGATCAAAAAGATAAAGATACATTCTCGCTTTGCGAGGGACTTGCTCGCTGGGCACCTGACATTATCTACGTGGTGGACAAGTCAGGCAGTATCCGTGAAGGAAATGACAAGTTCTGGACGGAGAGCGGTTTGTCAAGGGACTCTGCCGGGCCTGCTGCATTGCTTGGCTTGATGAGTGAAGAGTACAGGCAAGCCGCCTTGCGCACGTGGGCTGCGATAACCCAGTTCCGGAAGCCGATGCGCTCGACGATTCGATTCAAAACCAAGCGTGGTGACTTAAAGGTGTTCGACGTCAATGAAGCACCACTGCAGGATGACGGTGACCGCGGGCTTATCATTGGAATCGGGCGCGATGTTTCGGAAGAGTTCGCCATTGAAGAGAAGCTCTGGAGTTCCATAGATGCACGTGAGTCGGCTCTTGAATATTCCGTAAGAGCGTCGCTGGGGCTTGTCAAGGGCTATGTGTATTCGCTGCACAAGCTCGATGACATGCCCGCGGAAAAGCGCAGCCGTTTTGTCAGAATCATCGCCGATGAAGTGGACGCAATGAGTCGGGGAATTGAGAATTTGCTCTACGGACGAGGTAACGGAGAGATTCGGGCTGAACAGGAACTTTTTGATCCTTGGGACGCGATTATTGAAGGGATGCACGGCTTGCAGTCAGAAGCGGTCCGCAGGAGCGTAAAGCTATCGCTTCAAAGGCCCGATTCAGAGTTGAGCTTCTACGGTCAGCCTCTTGCGGTGACTCGTATTGTTGAGAACCTGATTGAGTTTTGTATGCTGAGGGTAACTCATGCAGGTGAGATCAAATTAAGCCTCAGCGATTCGCTAGAATACATCGAAGTCGTTATTGAGGACTCGGGTCCGGCAATAACTCCTGAGCAAGCGGAATGGCTATTGAGCGCAAATCGCGTGCTCAATACCGAAGAGACAGTTAGCTCAGGCAGCAAATTCGATTTGGAAGTCGCACGACTTCTGGCAAATTCCATGGGCGGAGGAATAACTGCGGAGCCGCTGGACGAGCGCGGCCTGCGTTTTACGGTTATGTTTCCGCGCAGTAGTATTGTGTTTGGACGAGACAATGCCGCCGAAGCGGCGGTTTCAATCTAG
- a CDS encoding response regulator: MSCKVLMIDDDARYLDLLAMMLEDHGFEVKSCTKPDQFITALNEFKPDALVIDILIGSISGIDLAGSIRLDHMYADIPIVFMSAWTGVGHHRLPSNSNKLYKPFTVRELTDSIETLLVKSGKLRVEKYDD; encoded by the coding sequence ATGAGTTGCAAGGTCTTGATGATAGATGATGATGCCAGATACCTTGACTTGCTCGCAATGATGTTAGAAGATCACGGATTTGAGGTCAAGTCTTGTACCAAGCCTGATCAGTTCATTACTGCACTCAATGAGTTCAAGCCCGATGCTTTGGTTATCGATATTCTAATCGGGAGCATCAGTGGAATTGATCTTGCGGGTTCAATTCGGCTTGATCACATGTACGCAGACATTCCGATTGTATTCATGAGCGCTTGGACCGGTGTTGGACACCACAGGCTTCCAAGCAACAGCAATAAGCTTTATAAGCCTTTTACAGTTCGTGAACTGACCGATTCAATTGAAACGTTGTTGGTGAAGAGTGGAAAGCTTCGCGTCGAAAAGTATGATGACTGA